tcttgttttgaatgcaaaattgatagtatctctcttgaatactgtctttttcttgtaaaaaatgcttaaaaaactaaaattttttagaatggtttttctttgaatagaaatcttcatgtaaaagctttttattgatttgaaaatcttttgaaatcatgttgatttctgcttctagattttgtgttattaCAGATGGTGATGATGAAGAGGAGGTAGAGACGGTCTCTATATCCTCATCTTCTTCCTTTGATTCATTGTAGACGGGTCtggggatattgctttggtaatcaacattctgtaATATAGTGTTTGAGCTtgtatcgaagtagaaaagctaggaatggctttgtccttcgttttgaaaaaaaaaggtattaaaccaagcttgttggtaatcccaatagttgaaaaaagtgtttaaataagttataatgctaaaacattaaaattaaaatcatcaaaaaatatttcacagatattaaaaagaagaaatgcgCAATTAGCGCATAAAttccatttttttataaaaattttgattgaaAGGATATACATAGATATCTTTTTAGGTATCAGGCTTGATGGGTAGGTTCTTTAGAGGGGAATTGGAAAAGATCTTGATGAGTGTAAATCCATCCTCCAATTTgaagggtgaaggattctttgtatgtggtgcatgtggaatatgcagggtctttatggtctttgtgctttttgaagtgtttgaactttgcagaaccagttacctcaaTGATAGACTGGTAGTAGGATTGAGgctttaaaatattcaaaggcttgaaataccatcctggaggaaaaaaatttgaaatcagttttgaggggctttctttaacatatattaaatttatttattttagctataaaagtaattagtataaatttttataataaataagttcatttgtaaataaatttactataataaaatgatttttattattttaacattaaaaatatctatgatgctaaatttaaaaatatagattcAAGCactttagagaaaatatgtgattatattattatccaCATGTTGGTTAAGGGTAAGAGCATATGTGATTATGTTACCCATATATTGGTTAAGTGTAAGAATAATCCTGTctatttgaaagaaaaggaagaaccCACAAAATCAGAAGGAAAAAAAGGCCCGAAACTGGAAACCCAGCTGTTGTAATGGTAAAACTCCTGCAAACCCAACGAAGTCCAGATTTCATTTTGCACTTTGCTTTTCAGAGGCAAAAAGAAACGTTGGAAATGGGATCAGTTGCAGCGCTATCATCACTGCATAGTATCCAAAACCTCATCTTCTCAAAGCCTTCTGTTGCTCTTCTCAAACCCATACGTTCACTCCCTCGCATCACttgctcttcttcttcttcttcttcttcttcttctctagaATTCAACATCTCCTTCGCTCCTCCAAAACCCAAACCAAAGTCACCGCCCCAATTGGACTTGTCGGACCAAGAAGTCCAGCTCTTCATTCCTTGGATTGTTCGCGGCGAAGATGGCAATCTGAAGCTCCAATCCCATCCACCTGCTCGCCTTATCCACGCTCTTGCCGATGCTAAAACCCACAACACCAAGAAACAGAACAAGGTAAAGAAGGTTGCCGCTGCTGCTCCCACTCCCGCGGTGAAAGACAGACATTTATCCAAGGCTGCTAGGAGATTTTACAATGAGACCTTCAGGGAGCCCCCTCAGCGTCTTAGTAAGGTTCTTGCTGCTTCTGGAGGTAATTTTTGGTCCAAATTATTTGCATATTTGTATTGTTAATATATGGGGTTTAAGTGAGTGCTTTGTGTAATTCAGTGGCATCAAGAAGGAACAGCGAAGAGCTTATTTTTCAAGGCAAAGTTACTGTTAATGGTTCTGTTTGCAATACTCCTCAGGTAAGCTGTTAATAATGTCATTCTTTTATCTCATTGGTCTTTAAACACCATGTAAACCTTTGTCTGAACAAGACTTGTTCTTTCTGTATTACTTATAGACTCGAGTTGATCCTGCAAGGGATGTCATTTATGTCAATGGAAATCGCCTTCCTAAGAAACTGCCTCCTAAGGTGTATCTTGCCCTTAATAAGCCAAAAGGGTTTGTAGCAATCGTTTTTCCTTTAGCttctgtttttttatttttatgaatttcttaTAGGTATCGATTATAGTTCTGAGTTAATGTAATCTGATAAAGACAGGTATATTTGTTCTTCTGGGGAGAAACAGTCTAAGTCTGTGATGAGCCTATTTGATGACTACTTTAAGAGTTGGGTAGGTTCAAATTCGCAACTTTTGTGCTAAAGTTGGTGTATTGTTTGggaatttataagaaaaataatgtttaGAATTTGGGTGTGTACGTCACTGCTATTATATATTTccattattgtttaattatttgtttaactCAGAAAACTGGTGATAAATAGTTTGCATTTACAGGATAAAAGTAATCCAGGACTGCCTAAACCTCGACTTTTTACAGTCGGTCGCCTTGATGTTGCTACCACTGGCTTGATTATTGTGACCAATGATGGTATGCATTTTGCTATATATGCATTCTTACATGTGGATATTACACATTGGAGATTAAATCGACTCATTTGGAGCTACTCACTTGCCCTTTCTTTTTACAGGAGATTTTGCTCAAGAACTTGCTCACCCTTCATTTACTTTATCAAAAGAGTAAGGATGTGCTTCCTCATCTTTCTTACCCAGTACTAGTCATTAGGCTTAATTGTCAAAAGAAagatgtatatattttaaaaatttcttacTAAATCAGTGTGAATAGAGGGGTTGTTTCATCAAGTATGGTTTGGAAGTTGGAATGATTATGAATTCAAGGAGATCTTTATAATGTGTAATTGTAGATATATTGCAACAGTAGATGGTGCAGTAAACAAGCGGCATTTAATAGCCATCAGTGGAGGAACAATTATCCAAGGTGTCCATTGCACTCCAGATTCTGTGGAGCTACTACCGCGGCAGCCAGATCTGTTAAGACCGCGTCTTCGTATAGTGGtacttctcttcttcttcagtCTAGTGGGATAATTTTggtttcatatttattatattcctCTTATAGCACTCTCTTATAACTTCATCCTTCTGTAGTATTTTTGTTGGTGGATTTTCTGCCGACTGGAAATTATGTCTCATTCTTATTGAACCTTTGCTTGCACGAATTATTGCTGCTGATTATGCTTAAATGTAGGGTTTATATAACATGAGATATAGATTGCAAAAATCTCTTGTTGACTGACATTATAAAGAATACATAATtcataactaattttaaaacaaacaCTTCTGTCCAAATTAGGACCAATGTTTCTTCGACATCGTTGCTATTTGGCAGAAATCTAATGTTTTCCTTCAGTCTTGTAAATTTTAGGTGGCCATAATATTTGCAATAGACATGTTCACAAAATGTCATTAGATGGATCAATTCCATATAAAAACATTAGATTTATGCATAAAAGGATGGATAGTACCTATACTCAGTTTACTTGTATATTCTACATGATTGTTATggttatattttgatttctcgTCCAAGTTAGATCAGTAGATTAAGTGATCACAAGTCCGCAAACATCTAAACAATGTCAAGTAACATCAGCAACTTGATAATGTCTTTTACCGCAATCAAAGGTACTGAATAATGATTTTAAACGTCACAAGGATCCATAATCACATGTCAGCTGCTGCtgcttcttattcttctaatTCTTCCACATTCTCTTTGGTGATCATGAATGATGATTTATGTAGATGAAGGAGTATATCATAAACTTTTATTTGATCAATTTTctctataatttatataatgtgCTCTTATCTCTTTGTTGACTCAAATTGTAATTCTATTTTCTCTTACTCTGTTGATTAGGGTGAACAAGTGAGTAAGACTTGATTATCTGCTTAAACCATTTATGCAGGTGCATGAAGGGAGGAACCACGAAGTTCGAGAACTTGTGAAGAATGCAGGGCTGGAGGTCAGTTTTGTTTTACTGATAAGaccattttaaatttcagaaatttattttgcaaTGACTTGCCTTTGTTACTTTTATATTCTAAGTTTGATCATATCTTCAGAGAAGAATAAGGCCTTTAAAGTAATATAACAAGTTCTTTCAGTTGCTCAAGTATTGAGTTGTAGATTCATAGAAGTATTCCTAACCTTGTAGTGGTACATATGTTATCCCAATAATCAATGACTGgactttttcctttcttaattaaaactttaaatgTCCACCAGATCCACAGTGTACATTATGAAATTGGGCAATGCTTTGCTAGTATAATTGAGAAGAACTGAGTGATAAAAAATTGACTATATTCTTCCTGAGTCTGGACATTTAGTAAACCATTGACATTATTTAAAATGTTTGTTTAGtacttctaatattaaatttggcTTAATGTTTGTAGTACTTATAGCCGCATCAgctttatctttcttttcttttcttcttttcagaTTTGGTCATTTATGTTTATGTCAACTCATCTGTGTTATCTACTCAGGTCCATTCATTAAAGCGTGTAAGAATTGGCGGTTATAGACTTCCATCAGATCTTGGGTAACGTATCTGATATTTCTTTTCCTGGGATCGTTTTATGGATTCTATGTCTGAATTAATTGCTTTCTTCACCACTCCCTATGAAATACTCATTCTTAAATGGAAGTATATGAAACAAAAAACGGAAGGAAAAAGGATACGGCAGAATCCCTTATTAACTTAGGAACATtgttaacttttaaaattagttcAGGTCCTTTCATAAATCTATGCAAGAATTAGTGAGTTAAAGACTTCCATCAGATTCTGGGTAACCATTTGCTATCTATATTCTTGAGGAATTTTAAAGATTCTTTTGTGTGTGGGTCAGTTTGTTTTCTTCATTACTCTAATATGAGAATGAATAAGAAGAAATAACCAcggagagggagagagagagaaagactTCTTTAGGCTTTAGTGACATTTGAACATATATGGGTTCTGAACTTGTAGAAACCACGAAGATATAAAATGCAACCCACCACATCTGTATAATTCTAGTCAGTCCTAGTTGTTGAGCTTAAAAGTTCACCTATATCATCTGTGTGAATTCTTATGCTAATTTCAGGATTGGGAAGCATGTTGAACTAAGAAAAAGTGAACTGAAGTTATTGGGTTGGAAGAGTTGAAAGTAGTGCTGCATTACTGCTAGAATACATCTTCCCGGCTGTATTTTGATCAAATGAAACACAGTTTCAAGGTTTCAGCATGCAACTTGCGTATGTTTTGTTGCGGACAGTTGCATGGAAGGGACAAGTGATGGAGTAATGAGTCGAACTGCCTCCTGATTATATCGTTAATATACGGCCGCTGCCAGGCGAGCTATTCTGCTAGAGGTTGAGAAGCTTTGGCACTAGTAAAAAATGCAAGTCCATTTATTAAATCTGGGAACGTTTATGTTGTGAAAAATGCCTATAGGTAAAATGGGATTGTGAATTTGTTCTTAATGAgaatgtataattttatccaCAAGGGAACAAAGCTAAGGTGATATCCTTGCAGATCTTGTATCATTCTCTATAAATTCTCACTTGGAACCTCAGAGGAGGAGATGGTTGGGCTTGACTAGGTTTCATCTATCCTGTAATTTCATGTGCTCTCGGGAGCTATGGCTGTACAAGTATAGAACCCGATTCACTTTTTGCTAAAAAAATTTGTGTGGTCGGCTTATTTCATTTGTAACTGTTAGAACATAATGCCAACGCCCTCTCTTTGTTATACCCAGggatatatattattaaaatgaacTCCTGTTTACTTCAGTTGAtgtggttttttatttttttgactttttattAACAGTGGAACCCGCCGATTCATCCTACAAATACAAAGAATCTTACTCTAATTAGGAATCCTATTTTCATTAGGAGTCCTACTCTAACTAGAAATCCTAATCCTACTAAGATTGTACACGAGCCATTCAAATTTGATGGACCAATGAGTAGAGTTCGCATAAAGAATATCAAAGATGTTTTAGGAGTGCTCGTGAAGTAAGAGTTGAAGCTTGGGTTAGAGATCTAAAGTTTAAGAGAGATTGGGATTAATCAAGACAATGAGCATCAAAATAttcatatcaacttaattcaatGTATAGAGGTACGAACAAATCAAAATAGATTTATAATAAACAAGTTAAGCTAATTGGAGTAAGATATTCAAGAATTGGCTTTTATTATATGTAACTTAAATACAaatgtcatgtttattatatgaattaggTTTGGACAAATTTTAGAAGTATTCATTCATTTAAAGaggtttttaataattatgagtcttgttttaaattatcattttagttTAAGAGTTCTACTTCgagtcttattgttatttgcttctttatcattatagaattaggtttttctaAAACATATATAAGCAAATatgaatttctatgtaaaggttgttgaatattgattattttagagttaattatctttttttgttctttataaacttgatgaatttattaattgaaagtttgatattttacaaacttattttaatctaaatctttatttatattagacagcatttagttttttataattaaagtttttaagtacaagttatttaaggatCGTGTTATAAGTTAGAAtttttttgcttgattaggtaaACAATTCTTATTGAAGACATCAACATCGAATACGTATTTAGGACAAGTTAGGCATATTGGTATCAGCCATCCATTGTATTAGTGTTTGATTTGCAGCTTCCATGCTTTcttaaatgtttattttgcCTCTCGGCATGTGTTTTTCACAATTCGTGGAATGCGGGTATGTTTCTTTTGATCACCGgacatgtttttcttttaaataagaatCTCCTTAGTATATTCAAACTCAAATAGACAGTTACAAGTTTGAAgattaattaacaaataaaaaacaactcAAACTGCTATTGTGCTGTATATGAGAAGGAAGTAAAGACCTGAAAAACAACTGCGGAGAAGTTGGTGTGAGAGAGAAGATTGAATGCCCCCTGGAGGAGTCGCTGGCGGCAGCTGAACATGCTTCCTCTGAAGCACACATTACTGTAAAACCCAGAGCTGTTTTAGTAATTAACGCATGCAGAATTGAGGATACCtccatgaaaagaaaaggtcaGTCAATAGGAGATAGGTTCAAATTTAACCTGCAAATAATCCAACCCTGTTCTACCCTTGTTAACAGAGCTATGTCTCTgttcttgaatttttattggttattaagaagaaccaaaaagaaaaagaaaacaaaagagaagatcatatcaaagaagaaaggaaggtAGAGAAATCATATAATTCACATGacatgttttaattatttgttaatacaGTAGTCTCTACAAATATGCTTTCTTGATTCAAACCATTAGCTGCTATTTTCTTCAGTGCCCCCTTACAAAGCTTAAAGAAATGTCACTAACTCCATTCTTCAACAACCAAATAAACAATATCTCTGACCCCTTTTCACTTGACATATCGGATCCATTAAAAGACTTCCCGTTCCCTTCTTTCCCTTCATCATCATCTCTCTTACGTAATGAAAATTCTCCCTCTCATTTTCTCCTCCTCTATTacaggaaaaaaaatattaagtagAAATGATATTGATTTTGTGTACTCTTGCACCAATATTAATGATTTAGCTAAGTGGTTATCTTTTGGGATCCCTTTGATCCTATATGATTGCTAGACTTTACATTTTGATACTATTGAATTATTTTGCATTACATTGTTTGACTGCACTGTAATGCCTATTTAGATCCTTCTTAAATGTTGAACTTGGTTCATTTTGACTGTTTGGATtgtgtttttttcttcttttgaagtCGATCAGGATATTGTAGTTGTAAGACTAGAAAGAAACCCCAGAATCTTACATCTTTAAAGGTGATCTTCCCGatcttagaaaaaaaaaattaaatttgagatcGAGGATAACAGTGTTGAGGACAAGAAATGATGTTAAGTctagaaagagagagaaagaggatGAAGAGCAAGAAGGAGAATTTGCCTGAAGTGCCAAaatcacataaaaatataaattttactgttatttacctaaaaaaatagattaggGGCTAAAATGCACCTTTTTCCcttttaaatttgattcagaagttttaattgattttagtattttgtaattagtattaatttataattttagtttagaATTCCTAATCTAAGTAGtgttgtaattattttagtatataaatatataagctTGTAATAGATgagaatttagtttttagagtcattaatgataatatatttCATCATAGTTTAACAAGACAATAGACAGATGCTCCTTCCCAAGTAGAAGGTCGTCTAGATAGACAGAGGTCGAGGAGCAGAGCCTGATCAAGAAGCCCGAGCTCTCAAACTCATAATTCAGCTCAATCAACAAGAGAGTATTAGAAGCTCTAAGAAATTACTTGGGAAAGGAAATTCTCTACGCTCCAGTATGCTGGCTAAGCACTTTCTGGAAAACtttagattattttctttagattCACATAATGGGTTAGGTGACCCTCAACTTTGCAATAAGGACGGACCGATCTACAATTTTAGACACTTGCCTGACTTTTCAGAGCTTGATTTATTACTAGCATCCCTCCTAAGCAAAGATCAAGCAACTTAAAGAAGTACATCcagagaataaaagaaaacttgaaGGTTTTGtgaaaagatttaataaaattgttcaaatataaaaattgaatcttGATATGATACTCGCATATGATCAAATTTAAgaattgttttaaaataaatcatctTAATCTTATGTCGAGCTCATTGACCGAGCACTGTTGATCCGGATAAGTATATGAAGTGCAAATTcgaacaagaaaagaaaagatcaaGAAATGATAATAGTAGAACAGAGAATAAAACTAAGGATTAAAATTATGGTCCACTCAACATCTCAAAgcatattattattgttgttttaATCGCTACGTTAGGCGCTCAAGGCTCATTTTAGATCATTAAGGCATATTGCCAATGTTGTTCTATTCATCACTGTAGGTGTTCAAAGCTCATTCTAAAGCATTAAACAAAAGACTCTTGTTCTACTCCATACTTTAGGCACTCAGAGCTCATTCTAAAACATTAAACTATATTACTTGTGTTGTTTTACTTACAACTTTAGGCGCTCAAAGCTCATCTTAAAGTATTAAGATGTATTTTAGAGCACTAAAGCATATTGCTAGTTCTATTTTACTTGCCACTTTAGATACTCAAAGCTCAATCTAAAGCATTAAGGCATAATGCTAGTGTTGTTCTATTCGCTACTTTAGACACTCAAAGTTCATTTTTaaggtattaaaaatattgctAGTGTTGTTCTACTTGCCAATTTAGACGAGCATTAAGAAATTGCTAGTGTTGTTCTACTAACCACTTTGTATAGTCAAAAGCTTAATTTAGAGCACAAGGCATATTACTAATGTTGTTTCCTCAccattttaaacaaaaagaaaaaaagctcATTAAGGTATATTGCTAGAGCTGGCTACTTGCCATTTTAGGCGAAATAACTCAATTTAGAGCATTAAAACAAATTGATAGTGTTGTCATTTGCCACCTTCAGACGTGCAGACGCAATATAGAACATATAGCATATTAGTAATGTTGATACTCGGCATAATTAAACATATTGCTAGTGTCATTATTGGAGAACAAAGATGAGTAATCAACTTATTGCACAGcagaaataaatgaaatcaTCATCAGAGAGTAGAAGTACAAAGTGCCAAGCAGATTATGCTAAGTAAACCAGGTTTAATTCAATGACAATCttataagaattatatattagaaaagatGAACTCAAATAGGAGTGGGAATTACCTGCAAGGATTATCCTATTTTGAATAGGACAAGAATGATCTTATACAGACATGGTTACAAAACCACTGGATACACAATGAATAAATGATTAGACACCAATCTGTACACTGTCGAATGAATTTTGGAAAATCATGTCAACGAGATTAACATCAATAGCTGAGCAATATTTGACTAATTATCACCGATAAAAATTGGTGCTATTTACCTATAGAAAAACTTACTTaatttggtattagagcatGGAAATGACAATATTAGAtgggttttaattttaaatattaatcaaataaaataatataattaagtgcttcttaaaataagatgatagctaaagataattaaaagattagtgattatataatgccactaatttattatatatatatctattatttttattaagttttaaacttattaaaataaaatggtaatattaagtatttattaaagtataatactaaatataattatttttataatataatatatttataattaaaataagatattttaaactataaatttaaatcataaaattaataattgtgTATTagcacaaataaataaaattatattactaaatgcttattaaaataaaatggtacctaaaataataaaaaataataattatataacgATATTGAtttagtgtatatatattatgaattttctgattattttttataactattaaattttgaggttatatgtaatattaaatgctattaaaataaaataataacaaaataaaattatttttataatgcaatattttttattaaaataaaatatttcaaattaaaaatttatatcataaatttattaataattgtgCATTAGTACAAATATATTGCTAGTGTATAACTTAAAGTAATTGATATAAATGCGGTCTgtcaattaattattcaaattcaagCCAGATATACTTCTTAAGTTGGTTATACAACACGATTTAtgtaattagtttaataaattattttttaaaatattatttttccataattttttttttccttcaatttttttaaacacATACTTAACTAACTAGAAATTTTCTACTTATGCTCCTtgataacttaaataaaaccATTCCgtattttcttttagagaaaatcacaccatatatattatttcctctttactttattttaaatattttgtttttattttttacttttttgctttttgttctttttctaatacatttttttgcctcttttgttttcttttatgtctctAACCATTTTTTTCCACTATTTACAGTAATCTCTCACGGTTtttgttaagaacctccaaggattagaaccacgaaccctaatgattatgaacccgtgaattactatcttagaaacccaagaacaaattgagtttcaaaacccaagaaccgcttaaatcagattgcaaggtatggttgatcaagatcagaacctaaagaaaactaagttctttaaaccctaacccttaacacgccacaaggatagatcaattccttgataagtggtttatgcattcaacaagaattcaagaattcaagcaaatatgcaaaggaaacaactactataattttatcaaaattcgaattctttttcaaaacacaacttaaggggcgtttttatagccacctaacattataaaccctagtaaaactattaaccctaccgccacataagaaaaataggcaataacattgttcgaacttaaagaagagatttgaccccaaatattagcccacattagtcttcatgtatttggacttgcaaaacattaaataaagcc
The Ricinus communis isolate WT05 ecotype wild-type chromosome 1, ASM1957865v1, whole genome shotgun sequence DNA segment above includes these coding regions:
- the LOC8270333 gene encoding putative ribosomal large subunit pseudouridine synthase SVR1, chloroplastic isoform X2; protein product: MVKLLQTQRSPDFILHFAFQRQKETLEMGSVAALSSLHSIQNLIFSKPSVALLKPIRSLPRITCSSSSSSSSSSLEFNISFAPPKPKPKSPPQLDLSDQEVQLFIPWIVRGEDGNLKLQSHPPARLIHALADAKTHNTKKQNKVKKVAAAAPTPAVKDRHLSKAARRFYNETFREPPQRLSKVLAASGVASRRNSEELIFQGKVTVNGSVCNTPQTRVDPARDVIYVNGNRLPKKLPPKVYLALNKPKGYICSSGEKQSKSVMSLFDDYFKSWDKSNPGLPKPRLFTVGRLDVATTGLIIVTNDGDFAQELAHPSFTLSKEYIATVDGAVNKRHLIAISGGTIIQGVHCTPDSVELLPRQPDLLRPRLRIVVHEGRNHEVRELVKNAGLEIWSFMFMSTHLCYLLRSIH
- the LOC8270333 gene encoding putative ribosomal large subunit pseudouridine synthase SVR1, chloroplastic isoform X1, translating into MVKLLQTQRSPDFILHFAFQRQKETLEMGSVAALSSLHSIQNLIFSKPSVALLKPIRSLPRITCSSSSSSSSSSLEFNISFAPPKPKPKSPPQLDLSDQEVQLFIPWIVRGEDGNLKLQSHPPARLIHALADAKTHNTKKQNKVKKVAAAAPTPAVKDRHLSKAARRFYNETFREPPQRLSKVLAASGVASRRNSEELIFQGKVTVNGSVCNTPQTRVDPARDVIYVNGNRLPKKLPPKVYLALNKPKGYICSSGEKQSKSVMSLFDDYFKSWDKSNPGLPKPRLFTVGRLDVATTGLIIVTNDGDFAQELAHPSFTLSKEYIATVDGAVNKRHLIAISGGTIIQGVHCTPDSVELLPRQPDLLRPRLRIVVHEGRNHEVRELVKNAGLEVHSLKRVRIGGYRLPSDLGIGKHVELRKSELKLLGWKS
- the LOC8270333 gene encoding putative ribosomal large subunit pseudouridine synthase SVR1, chloroplastic isoform X3, whose amino-acid sequence is MVKLLQTQRSPDFILHFAFQRQKETLEMGSVAALSSLHSIQNLIFSKPSVALLKPIRSLPRITCSSSSSSSSSSLEFNISFAPPKPKPKSPPQLDLSDQEVQLFIPWIVRGEDGNLKLQSHPPARLIHALADAKTHNTKKQNKVKKVAAAAPTPAVKDRHLSKAARRFYNETFREPPQRLSKVLAASGVASRRNSEELIFQGKVTVNGSVCNTPQTRVDPARDVIYVNGNRLPKKLPPKVYLALNKPKGYICSSGEKQSKSVMSLFDDYFKSWDKSNPGLPKPRLFTVGRLDVATTGLIIVTNDGDFAQELAHPSFTLSKDRWCSKQAAFNSHQWRNNYPRCPLHSRFCGATTAAARSVKTASSYSGA